AGATATAAGATTTGTCTATGAATTTGTGAATCTTCTGTTCAGTCATGCTGTTTTTCTTATGAGTGTTACAGAACTGTTCGTTAAATTTAATGAGGACTATTTACTATTCTGCTACTGTACCAACATCTACATATCTGTAAACATTTATATCTGTAAACTTTTGTACAAAACAGCTGTACATCTAAATACTgtggacaaaataaaatattatcaGCACTGGTTCTGACTTGCCACAGAATGCTACGACACAGGCGTGTGATAAGACCTCTCAGTCACAGTGCTTCAAGTTGTGATTTGTGCCTTTACAAAACTGACAATGATCAAATAAAAGCCTATTTAAAACTGTTATTTAAATTACAAAGTCTGTTCATCACAAaagttgaacaaaaaaaaaatggacatgGGCACACATTGACtaatttaaatacagaaagATATTAAGGATGTGTGGTTGACAATTATTTCTTGTGGTTACTCACTTATAAGGTCCAAAGTCTTTAGatatttttgaaattatttttttgtcctTAACACGGCGATTCTGAAACCATATAGTCACTTGTCTCTCTGTCAGGTTGGTGGAGGAGGCTATGCGTCGTCGCCTTTCCTTGGTAATAAACTTTGTAATGGTGTATTCATGCTCGAGTTCTTTCAGTTGTAGTTTGCTGTAGGGAACCCGCTTCTTCCTCGCACGCTGAAGGAAAGGATTGGTATCGGGCCGAGACAGCATTGAATCTTCtggaaaaatattaaacaaacatttgagtgcatgtataatataatataatataaatatatatataaataatgcacataattattattatgctgAGACTATGCACATTTTGCAGTCTTATGTCAATAAGTTATAGGCCACAAAGTATGTTCATTTTTagtatatataaacactgtctctctctctctctctctctctctctctctctctctctctctctctctctatctatctatctatatatatatatatacacacacacacacacacaatatatatatatatatatatatatatataatgtatatgtttatatatgtatgcatgcatgcatgtatgtatatatttatttttttatatatatatgtatatgtttatatatatatatatatatatatttatttttttatatatatgtttatatatatatatatatatatatatatatatatatatatatatatatatatatatatatatatatatacatatacacacacacacacacacatacatacacacacacacatatatatagagtCAAAAGAACCTTAAAGTTGCATAGTGAATAAgaatatgtatattgtataattACACTAATATTTTAGTGTAGAACACAATATAGATATTCATATTCACTAAAGACCTTTGTTAGGTTCCTATGAAAATTTAATCACCCTAGTAAAGTTACTGTTGGTGTGGCTTTGCTGTAACAacctaaaaagaaaataaatatatatggatAAATTATGGGTAATTGGTTTATTGCATCCTATAAAagttattatgagattattatGGCGTACgtaaatgtgtattttgttgACTACATCAACACACTCGGCCTGCTAGGTTATCTCTATTATAAATATACTATTGCTACCAAGAAAAccctatatatataaaaatatataaaacaccaACCATTGCTAATAAAAGGAAGCAGAATGTGACTTAGTATACAGATCTTACCTGTGAGTGATGATTTCCATATATGTGAGCTCTGCGTCTGGTCTTTAGGACAATAAACCTGGCTACTCCAACTGTTTGACCAGTTCCATGGCTGGTAGCCTTCAGCTCCGAATGAACAATCACGTCTGTGATCTCTGGCCCTTGCTCGCTGAACTACAGGCACGTCAATATATCCAGGGATCCTTCTGTAGGGACTCGTGTAGCCGAACTCTCGAATCCTGTTTGGAACATCGCCGCAGCGCAGCAAACTAACCACGTCCTGCTCATCAGCTGGGTGCCCATTTACATTCCCGTTGACACTGTGGTTCACGACATTTTGCTGATACACAGAGTTCGGAGGGGCTTTGCAACTGTAGCAACTGCTGGCGAAGCGACACCCAAAGGTAACCTGCGAGTTGGCAGCAGTCGCTGTATTGGGAAAAGGAACGTAAGGAGTGAGACATTCCGGGCTAAGCGAGCTCGGACACTCCGACAGGGAATACACGGCAGCTGCTGTCGAAGAACGACTCGGGTGCGCTCCAAACGCAGACGGATAAAAACTTCTGTTGGGAAGGGAGGCTATCTCCCCGCTTAATTCCTCCAGTTCCATGTTTGTATGACAAAGCGCACAGCCGTACACGTGATTACACGTGATTAATTAATACCATCGTCCTCCGGTAATCCAGACCAAGCAAGCAGGATAACGCACCCAACCAGTTCAGTTGACAGCGaaccttttatatttttccGGACTAATTACATGACTCTGACAACTTGAAAAGTGATTGGTTAGTATGGGCCATGTGACATGCAAATAACTAGGTTGACCTTGGACTAGACGTGGTTACTACGAGTAACCACATGTTACTTAAGTCTTCCCAagcaaaatttaaataaacatagccTACGACAAATTAACAATTTATTAGAATGTTATATTCAtacaataaaatgtgtatacatatttcaTGTACAGATGCTTCCAAAACATAGGCCTACATATATAGCTTAGTCTTTTATTAAATAGCCTACAGAATTCTTTGCCTTTCTCAAACTTTATAAATAGCTGTTGGAATGCTGCCCTGTAAACAGTTAATAGTGACCCAACACGAAGTTATAAAGCATATGCTTAATGatattaaaattcaaaatgtaagattttcgcaacaaaaacaacacgGTCCTTATAAATCTTATTGGGGATATAGGCTAGTGAATACCTTTACAAAGCACGAATTAACATCTCAAGATGAAACATAAACTCTAATTTGTAATTTCGTGAAAATGTCAAGTTACATTGATTTAAGTGTAAAATACGCAAATTTACATTTCGTCACGgtcaaaaaatctaaaatagtcTTATTTAATCGGAAGCGAATCAAAAATGCAAGGTACCTTGAATTGGGCGTATAGTCTTATATGCATGGTACTATATACAGACCGCATTGTGACTGAAGAACGTAACCATGCGCCATTTTCTCCGATTCAGTTTAATTGTTTAGGTTAACCGCCAAACCATATAAACTATTATACTTTCTTTGTTAGGATGGACGTTGCATGACTAAAAACAAGTTACTTTAGTTACTTTTGCGCATGAAATCTGCATTTTCACGTGCTTTATCATGCATCAAGCTCCAGAGGCCATATAAGAAAAAAACTTGTCTTGAGCAAAATATTTGAGACgtggatttttattttaaacaagaaGTAATTCCTTACAGTGTTAGATTTGGCATGGCTGAACGTGGCTGTTTATTGGATTAACCAACTAGCGGACACACCAGCAAGTTTGCTTAGATTATATGgcaagttttaattttttatcttGTGTCATAGCCAACTTTCTCTTGGCTATGTCCCCGttgcaaatatttaattttacacaGCAACAATACTTTATACATGCCTTATATATGCTACGGTAATGTGTAGCAGGACATGACATGTCTTGCCTACTTTGTCTAGCAACAATCATCAGTCGtctcaaaatgttaaaatgatggCGTATATTTCCACTAATGAACTTTTTTCAACCTCAGCTGGTTCATTTTGGAGGGTCATGGGTAATGACTGAACAGAATGAGAAATTCATCTAACACAAATATAGTCTGTTAGTAGCCTAATGTGGCAAAAACGGGAAATTGGAAACTATTATCTATCATCTTGCACTAATATTAAAGAAGTTTACAAG
This region of Electrophorus electricus isolate fEleEle1 chromosome 2, fEleEle1.pri, whole genome shotgun sequence genomic DNA includes:
- the hoxd13a gene encoding homeobox protein Hox-D13a, whose amino-acid sequence is MELEELSGEIASLPNRSFYPSAFGAHPSRSSTAAAVYSLSECPSSLSPECLTPYVPFPNTATAANSQVTFGCRFASSCYSCKAPPNSVYQQNVVNHSVNGNVNGHPADEQDVVSLLRCGDVPNRIREFGYTSPYRRIPGYIDVPVVQRARARDHRRDCSFGAEGYQPWNWSNSWSSQVYCPKDQTQSSHIWKSSLTEDSMLSRPDTNPFLQRARKKRVPYSKLQLKELEHEYTITKFITKERRRRIASSTNLTERQVTIWFQNRRVKDKKIISKISKDFGPYK